One region of Camelina sativa cultivar DH55 chromosome 6, Cs, whole genome shotgun sequence genomic DNA includes:
- the LOC104791570 gene encoding beta-galactosidase 6, translating into MDSLHCRHHHGLTLVLVLLHSSLFALASKIDVSYNERGSRIDGDQKHVACTNQEPDPGPLTRISCNEPGYVMTKINFADYGNPTGTCGRFRHGNCRASATMRIVKKNCLGKAKCQLLVTDEMFGPSHCKGAPMRAVQTTCTKA; encoded by the exons atggatagcTTACATTGTCGTCATCATCATGGCTTAACTCTGGTTCTTGTTCTACTTCATTCCTCTCTCTTTGCTTTAGCTTCAAAGATCGATGTTTCTTACAATGAACGAGGCAGCAGGATCGACGGTGACCAGAAACACGTAGCATGTACGAATCAAGAACCTGATCCCGGTCCGCTAACGCGTATTTCTTGCAATGAACCTGGATATGTTATGACAAAGATCAATTTCGCTGACTATGGCAATCCCACTGGTACATGTGGACGCTTTAGACACGGCAATTGCCGCGCATCAGCTACCATGAGGATTGTCAAAAAG AATTGTCTTGGAAAAGCGAAGTGTCAACTTTTGGTCACGGACGAGATGTTTGGTCCGAGCCATTGCAAAGGAGCTCCTATGCGCGCTGTTCAAACCACTTGTACAAAAGCTTAG